A single region of the Halorubrum depositum genome encodes:
- a CDS encoding universal stress protein, whose translation MHGSDANEASAEAPSVGDGVGEPVVEPAVREAVASTTTAAHARLKGIDRAARPDRVSSILVAVGAGPHTGATVDVAREIADATGAWLELFHVVPSDEALVDGDATPVGDREDADADEYAAAGDRLLSAARDRLGDFDRVDRWLVEDRTAAGAIVEQSPYYDLVVVGAPTTGTVGRFVFGSTTDTVIDDAEVPVVVVEAQGEAPLDAT comes from the coding sequence ATGCACGGGAGCGACGCGAACGAGGCGAGCGCCGAGGCGCCGTCGGTCGGCGACGGGGTCGGGGAGCCCGTCGTCGAGCCGGCCGTCAGGGAGGCGGTCGCGTCGACGACGACGGCGGCGCACGCCCGTCTGAAGGGAATCGACCGCGCGGCGCGGCCGGACCGCGTGTCCTCGATCCTCGTGGCCGTGGGGGCCGGCCCGCACACCGGAGCGACCGTCGACGTGGCCCGCGAGATCGCCGACGCGACCGGCGCCTGGCTCGAACTGTTCCACGTCGTCCCCTCCGACGAGGCGCTCGTGGACGGGGACGCGACGCCGGTCGGCGACCGCGAGGACGCCGACGCGGACGAGTACGCCGCGGCCGGCGACCGGCTCCTCTCGGCCGCCCGCGACCGCCTCGGCGACTTCGACCGTGTGGACCGCTGGCTCGTCGAGGACCGCACCGCCGCGGGCGCGATCGTCGAACAGTCCCCGTACTACGACCTCGTGGTCGTCGGCGCGCCCACCACGGGCACCGTCGGTCGGTTCGTGTTCGGCTCCACGACGGACACCGTGATCGACGACGCCGAGGTCCCCGTGGTCGTCGTCGAGGCGCAGGGGGAGGCGCCGCTCGACGCGACGTAG